In the genome of Raphanus sativus cultivar WK10039 chromosome 4, ASM80110v3, whole genome shotgun sequence, one region contains:
- the LOC108854013 gene encoding ras-related protein RABB1c, producing MSYAYLFKYIIIGDTGVGKSCLLLQFTDKRFQPVHDLTIGVEFGARMITIDNKPLKLQIWDTAGQESFRSITRSYYRGAAGALLVYDITRRETFNHLASWLEDARQHANANMTIMLIGNKSDLDHRRAVTTEEGEQFAKEHGLIFMEASAKTAQNVEEAFIKTAATIYKKIEDGVFDVSNESYGIKVGYGGIPGPSGGRDGSTSQGGGCCG from the exons ATGTCTTACGCTTATCTCTTCAAGTACATCATCATCGGCGATACAG GAGTAGGGAAATCATGCCTCCTGCTACAGTTCACGGATAAGAGGTTTCAGCCGGTGCATGATCTCACCATTGGTGTTGAATTTGGGGCTAGGATGATCACCATCGACAACAAACCCCTCAAACTCCAGATCTGGGATACG GCTGGGCAAGAATCTTTTAGGTCTATTACAAGGTCTTACTACAGAGGAGCTGCAGGTGCATTGCTTGTCTATGATATCACAAG GAGGGAGACGTTTAACCATCTAGCTAGCTGGCTAGAGGATGCGAGGCAGCATGCAAATGCAAATATGACGATAATGCTCATTGGGAATAAGTCTGATCTTGACCACAGGAGGGCAGTCACCACGGAGGAAGGAGAGCAGTTTGCAAAGGAGCACGGTCTTATTTTCATGGAAGCCTCTGCTAAGACTGCTCAGAATGTCGAAGAG GCATTCATAAAGACAGCGGCAACTATATACAAAAAGATTGAAGATGGTGTGTTTGATGTGTCAAATGAGTCGTATGGAATAAAAGTTGGATATGGAGGGATCCCGGGGCCATCAGGTGGAAGAGACGGATCCACATCGCAAGGAGGAGGTTGCTGCGGCTAA
- the LOC108848955 gene encoding uncharacterized protein LOC108848955, whose translation MEGLIKGLADVAFGGDERRGGDDQRDERPRSTWANVVSGEDDDHNRAGGSVPSPHDRRQNPEENQWEKKGERMSTRHSHQEENENAAQVTEQQDSSESQKEDNDGWETVGKKKPSRQSHKVKKEQWQGYKCPASEQHYSDDSETHGDLEPSQLELSGLSEACNKLWELDSNRLVPGNDYQIDCGDGKRVHERSDMAEGLLFSWVSEEVFRKPTFARFCSLLDNYNPHEGYKEVVTQEERQEQAAFIEEISRTAVVKYLHKYLVVKDVAPGSYQEFKRMLTSLWFDLYGRGGTSGSSSAFEHVFVGEIKQCGGEQVSGFHNWLQFYLEEAKGSVDYQGYIFPRRRGEIPDSETQLLTIQFEWNGVLKSVSSTLVGVSPEFELALYTMCFFMGREDNHIQLGPYSVNVKCYRLGNNRIGSAFPIAES comes from the exons ATGGAAGGATTGATCAAAGGTTTAGCCGATGTTGCTTTCGGAGGAGACGAACGTCGCGGAGGAGATGATCAAAGGGACGAGAGACCCAGATCAACTTGGGCTAAT GTGGTTTCCGGTGAGGACGATGATCATAACCGCGCGGGAGGATCGGTGCCATCGCCACATGATCGTCGCCAAAATCCAGAG GAGAATCAATGGGAGAAGAAGGGAGAAAGGATGTCCACAAGACATTCACATCAG GAAGAGAACGAGAATGCTGCTCAAGTAACCGAGCAACAAGACTCCTCG GAGAGCCAGAAAGAAGACAACGACGGTTGGGAAACCGTGGGGAAAAAGAAACCTTCAAGACAATCTCACAAG GTCAAGAAGGAGCAGTGGCAAGGCTACAAATGCCCAGCGAGCGAACAACACTACTCAGACGACTCTGAAACACACGGAGACCTAGAGCCCTCACAGCTAGAGCTCTCAGGTCTCTCAGAAGCTTGCAACAAACTCTGGGAGCTCGACTCAAACCGCCTCGTCCCCGGAAACGATTACCAGATCGACTGCGGAGACGGGAAAAGAGTCCACGAGAGATCAGACATGGCTGAAGGGTTACTCTTCTCTTGGGTGAGCGAGGAGGTCTTCAGAAAACCGACGTTCGCTAGGTTCTGCTCGTTGCTCGACAACTACAACCCGCACGAAGGTTACAAAGAAGTTGTCACCCAAGAAGAGAGGCAAGAGCAGGCGGCTTTCATCGAAGAGATCAGCAGAACCGCTGTTGTTAAGTACCTTCACAAGTACCTTGTGGTCAAGGACGTTGCTCCTGGAAGCTACCAAGAGTTCAAGAGAATGCTTACGAGTCTCTGGTTCGATCTCTATGGACGTGGAGGCACCTCTGGCTCCTCTTCTGCCTTTGAACATGTCTTTGTAGGTGAGATCAAACAGTGTGGTGGAGAACAAGTCTCTGGCTTCCATAACTGGCTTCAGTTCTACCTAGAGGAAGCCAAAGGATCAGTGGACTACCAAGGCTATATATTCCCCCGACGTCGTGGTGAAATT CCTGATTCAGAGACTCAGCTGCTAACGATCCAGTTCGAGTGGAACGGTGTTTTGAAGTCAGTGTCAAGTACACTAGTTGGAGTAAGTCCAGAGTTCGAGTTGGCTCTGTACACGATGTGTTTCTTCATGGGAAGGGAAGACAACCACATTCAGTTGGGTCCATACAGTGTCAATGTCAAGTGTTACCGACTTGGCAACAACCGTATTGGCTCAGCTTTCCCCATTGCAGAATCTTga
- the LOC108855465 gene encoding beta-amylase 3, chloroplastic, giving the protein MELTLNSSSSMIKRKDAKSSRNQENSSSMSFAKTRPPTYQFQAKSSVKEMTFTHEKTYKPESETTERWEKLHVLSYPHPKNDSSVPVFVMLPLDTVTMSGHLNKPRAMNASLMALKGAGVEGVMVDAWWGLVEKDGPMKYNWDGYAELIQMVQRHGLKLQVVMSFHQCGGNVGDSCSIPLPPWVLEEISKNPELVYTDKSGRRNPEYISLGCDSVPVLRGRTPIQVYSDFMRSFRERFDNYIGGVIAEIQVGMGPCGELRYPSYPESNGTWRFPGIGEFQCYDKYMKSSLQAYAESIGKTNWGTSGPHDAGEYKNLPEDTEFFRRDGTWNSEYGKFFMEWYSGKLLEHGDKLLSSAKAIFQGSGAKLSGKVAGIHWHYNTRSHAAELTAGYYNTRNHDGYLPIAKMFNKHGVVLNFTCMEMKDGEQPEHANCSPEGLVKQVQNATRQAGTELAGENALERYDSSAFGQVVATNRSDSGNGLTAFTYLRMNKRLFEGQNWQQLVEFVKNMKEGGHGRRLSEEDTTGSDLYVGFVGSKISETVEDAVLV; this is encoded by the exons ATGGAATTAACACTGAATTCCTCGAGTTCCATGATCAAACGTAAAGATGCCAAGAGCTCAAGAAACCAAGAAAATTCCTCAAGCATGTCCTTTGCCAAGACGAGGCCACCAACTTATCAGTTCCAAGCAAAGAGCTCTGTCAAGGAAATGACGTTCACTCATGAGAAGACCTACAAGCCAGAAAGTGAAACCACTGAGAGGTGGGAGAAGCTCCATGTTCTCTCATACCCGCACCCCAAGAACGACTCCAGCGTTCCGGTTTTCGTCATGTTGCCGCTAGACACGGTAACAATGTCAGGGCACTTGAACAAACCAAGAGCCATGAACGCTAGTTTGATGGCTCTAAAAGGAGCCGGTGTGGAAGGTGTAATGGTTGATGCTTGGTGGGGATTGGTTGAGAAAGATGGACCCATGAAGTATAACTGGGACGGCTATGCTGAGCTTATACAGATGGTTCAAAGGCACGGTCTCAAACTCCAGGTTGTTATGTCTTTCCATCAATGCGGAGGAAACGTTGGAGACTCTTGCAG TATTCCTTTGCCCCCGTGGGTGCTTGAAGAGATCAGCAAGAACCCTGAACTTGTCTACACAGACAAATCTGGGAGAAGGAATCCTGAGTACATCTCCTTGGGGTGTGACTCTGTGCCTGTCCTAAGAGGAAGAACACCTATCCAGGTCTACTCAGATTTCATGAGGAGCTTCCGTGAAAGATTCGATAATTACATTGGAGGAGTTATTGCG GAAATTCAAGTGGGAATGGGACCTTGTGGAGAACTGAGATACCCATCATACCCTGAGAGCAATGGGACATGGAGGTTCCCAGGAATTGGAGAGTTCCAGTGCTATGACAAG TATATGAAATCGTCGCTTCAAGCGTATGCTGAATCAATAGGGAAAACAAACTGGGGAACAAGCGGACCTCACGACGCCGGAGAGTACAAGAACCTCCCAGAAGACACAGAGTTTTTCAGGAGAGACGGAACATGGAACAGCGAGTACGGAAAGTTCTTCATGGAATGGTACTCAGGGAAGCTACTAGAGCACGGAGACAAGCTCCTGTCTTCAGCTAAAGCAATCTTCCAAGGCTCCGGAGCCAAGCTATCAGGAAAAGTAGCAGGAATCCACTGGCACTACAACACCAGGTCGCACGCCGCCGAGCTAACCGCCGGCTACTACAACACAAGGAACCACGACGGGTACCTCCCGATCGCCAAGATGTTCAACAAACACGGCGTCGTGCTGAACTTCACCTGCATGGAGATGAAAGACGGGGAACAGCCCGAGCACGCGAACTGCTCCCCTGAAGGTCTGGTCAAGCAAGTGCAGAACGCGACGAGGCAGGCTGGAACCGAGCTGGCGGGAGAGAACGCGCTGGAGAGATACGACTCCAGCGCGTTCGGACAAGTGGTAGCGACGAACAGGTCGGATTCGGGGAACGGGCTGACCGCGTTCACGTACCTGAGGATGAACAAGAGGCTGTTCGAAGGTCAGAACTGGCAGCAGCTGGTGGAGTTTGTGAAGAACATGAAGGAAGGTGGTCATGGGAGGAGACTCTCTGAAGAAGACACAACGGGGAGTGATCTTTATGTTGGGTTTGTGGGAAGCAAGATCTCTGAGACGGTTGAGGATGCTGTTCTAGTGTAA
- the LOC108855466 gene encoding uncharacterized protein LOC108855466, which yields MQRSFSLIQTVAISGVFSAVSCWYGFMFGRESARKELGGLIEELRRGGSDSSSPPPNS from the exons ATGCAGAGGTCCTTCTCGTTGATCCAGACGGTGGCAATCTCCGGCGTATTCTCCGCCGTCTCTTGCTG GTACGGATTCATGTTCGGTAGAGAATCGGCCAGAAAAGAGCTCGGCGGCTTGATCGAAGAACTCCGCCGCGGAGGTTccgattcttcttctcctcctcccaaTTCGTGA
- the LOC108851466 gene encoding notchless protein homolog, producing METGTTVLCRLVDAEGTPLGDPMYIPRQAGPVQLTELANRFLNNEEKLNYAFYVSGEALSVPVGTYIENRSVSVEEILTIQYREEAVFRTRPVSRISASIADHRDSVLCVSFSPDGTQLASGSGDTTVRLWDIYTQTPMFTCRGHTNWVMSVAWSPDGKHLVSGDLAGNICFWIPKTGMLDGRPVRGHRKWITSISWEPVHLTYPCRRFVTSSKDEDARIWDMTLKKSVTCLSGHTRGVTCVKWGGDGIIYTGSQDCTIKMWHVTPEGVACLKGKLKEHGHWVNSLALSTDYVLRTGAFDHTGKLYSSSSPEEVRKAALKRYDQAKGEYGERLVSGSDDFTMILWDPSVSDQFKKKLSGHQKLVNHVCFSPNGQWIASASFDNSVKIWDGITGDFITTFRGHIGPVYQISWSPDSRMLLSCSKDTTLKIWDIKLRRLEKDLPGHTDEVYAVDWSPDGEKVVSGGKDTSLKLWVG from the exons ATGGAGACGGGGACGACTGTGTTGTGTCGGTTAGTAGACGCCGAAGGAACTCCTTTAGGTGACCCTATGTATATCCCTCGGCAAGCAGGGCCGGTGCAGCTTACCGAGCTAGCAAATAGATTTCTCAACAAt GAGGAGAAGTTGAACTACGCTTTCTATGTATCAGGGGAGGCTCTTAGTGTGCCCGTAGGAACTTACATAGAGAACAGAAGTG TGTCCGTGGAGGAGATTTTGACTATACAGTATCGAGAAGAAGCTGTTTTCCGAACTCGCCCAGTTAGCCGTATTTCTGCTAGCATTGCTG ATCACAGGGACTCTGTCTTGTGTGTTTCTTTCAGTCCTGACGGTACACAATTAGCAAGTGGCTCGGGTGATACTACTGTCCGGCTTTGGGATATCTACACTCAAACTCCAATGTTTACATGCAGAG GGCACACGAACTGGGTTATGTCAGTTGCATGGTCTCCAGATGGTAAGCACCTTGTTAGTGGTGATCTAGCTGGTAATATCTGTTTCTGGATACCGAAAACCGGAATGCTAGATGGCAGACCCGTTAGAGGCCACAGGAAATGGATTACCAGCATCTCGTGGGAGCCTGTCCACCTTACCTACCCGTGCCGTCGGTTTGTAACTTCTAGCAAAGACGAGGACGCGAGGATATGGGACATGACGCTCAAAAAATCTGTAACTTGCCTCAGTGGACATACACGTGGCGTGACTTGTGTCAAATGGGGTGGAGATGGTATCATATACACGGGTTCTCAAGACTGCACGATAAAGATGTGGCATGTTACTCCCGAGGGGGTTGCATGTTTGAAAGGGAAATTGAAGGAGCATGGTCATTGGGTGAACTCCCTTGCATTGAGCACAGATTATGTTCTCCGGACAGGAGCCTTTGACCACACTGGAAAACTATATTCCTCCTCCTCGCCTGAAGAAGTTAGAAAGGCTGCGCTCAAAAGATACGACCAAGCGAAAGGAGAGTATGGCGAAAGATTGGTTTCAGGTTCTGATGACTTTACCATGATTCTTTGGGATCCGTCTGTTAGCGatcaatttaaaaagaaattgtcCGGTCATCAGAAGCTTGTAAACCATGTGTGCTTCTCGCCTAATGGCCAGTGGATTGCAAGTGCGTCGTTTGATAACTCTGTCAAGATATGGGATGGTATCACTGGGGACTTTATCACAACTTTTCGAGGCCATATTGGACCTGTTTATCAAATcag TTGGTCCCCCGACAGTAGGATGCTTTTAAGTTGTAGCAAAGACACTACTCTTAAG ATATGGGATATTAAATTGAGACGGTTAGAGAAAGATCTTCCTGGTCATACCGATGAG GTTTATGCAGTCGACTGGAGTCCAGACGGTGAGAAAGTAGTCTCCGGTGGTAAAGATACTTCTCTGAAGCTATGGGTTggttga
- the LOC130511087 gene encoding pentatricopeptide repeat-containing protein At4g33990-like, whose amino-acid sequence MRMLLFRLRSSIGNASEVIRRNSMVNASEVLPLHYRALIGNVSQVSRVHSYSRALIGKVSQVSSVQSYSRNSQSSLVQYLDKQIKLVESRCLTVTPHPGSTHAKLIKAGAESDQIICKQLRFYASSGYPHETVKFFNEAYFSNNAGLGVWNCYIISLALHPVELTMVEKVPKALTVFEDMPMVKTHATYWNAMVACSEAGETKYAQYLLAKVFKSLAVEPSIQITGCYIDALAKNGQLEEAFTELKRMVYKPNQEIIVSIIFRYQMHPRPAMFANEVLSYVESQGVIFYIDKITVKKLTEDGVTLTPSVKIKKGRSKGGSLKSWSSWRE is encoded by the exons ATGAGAATGCTACTTTTTCGGCTCAGGAGTTCCATCGGAAACGCGTCGGAAGTTATCCGCCG GAACTCGATGGTGAATGCTTCGGAAGTTCTTCCCCTCCATTATCG GGCTCTGATCGGAAACGTCTCACAAGTTTCCAGAGTTCACAGCTACTCTCG GGCTTTGATTGGAAAAGTATCACAAGTTTCCAGCGTCCAGAGCTATTCTCG GAACTCTCAAAGCTCTCTTGTTCAATATCttgacaagcaaatcaagttgGTTGAAAGCAGATGTCTAACTGTTACCCCACACCCTGGAAGTACTCATGCAAAGTTGATTAAAGCTGGAGCTGAAAGCGACCAGATCATCTGCAAACAACTTAGGTTTTATGCATCTAGCGGCTACCCACATGAAACTGTGAAGTTTTTCAATGAGGCCTATTTCTCCAACAATGCAGGTTTGGGAGTATGGAATTGCTATATAATAAGTTTAGCCCTTCACCCTGTAGAGCTCACTATGGTTGAGAAGGTACCTAAAGCTCTTACTGTATTTGAGGATATGCCTATGGTGAAGACTCATGCAACATACTGGAACGCAATGGTCGCGTGTTCCGAAGCGGGAGAGACTAAATATGCTCAGTATCTTCTTGCTAAAGTCTTCAAGTCTCTAGCTGTTGAGCCATCCATTCAGATCACAGGATGTTATATTGATGCATTGGCAAAAAATGGGCAGCTGGAAGAGGCTTTTACTGAGTTAAAACGTATGGTCTACAAGCCCAATCAAGAGATCATCGTCAGCATCATTTTCCGTTACCAAATGCATCCAAGACCTGCTATGTTTGCAAATGAGGTGTTGTCCTATGTTGAGTCACAAGGGGTTATATTCTACATTGACAAAATTACAGTTAAGAAACTCACTGAAGATGGTGTTACCTTAACTCCGAGTGTAAAGATAAAGAAGGGAAGGAGTAAAGGGGGTTCATTGAAGTCGTGGTCCTCGTGGAGAGAGTAA
- the LOC108850149 gene encoding pentatricopeptide repeat-containing protein At1g10270-like yields MSSSRSFFQRMMHSPKTKPYPIGRDHSRKQLPDCTKIRCPSSMLDHRVHFLINEVSDLDSAANHARLAVRKRMNPEKALFTCNAIISAMFAAGRSGDAFDLFDFFFNESKMKPDIAACNLIIKSHCEEGRLDNALGLYNHLLRHPPSPNHKTYDLLTEALVDAGMMDQALELLLRGRAELFNFQQPSMYMNLIRGFLQQGNLDMAYQLRDDFKTCSIRNRITILNSVFVEYLFKQGNDEKAMELYRTSLNNNGFTANGHVGHPYLKVLLKYGKKTQAWALFDYMLDNFDECIGLGNETLNMMMDECIKEGRFSDALNILAKSKAKSKYLHVGAYRNLITNFCLNGRLSEAESVFDEWLKQEGTKPDDATYTSLIHAYIKAERVEDAIETVNKLMAAKLHKVTNMFL; encoded by the coding sequence ATGTCAAGCAGCCGCAGTTTCTTCCAGAGAATGATGCATTCACCAAAAACAAAACCGTATCCAATTGGGAGGGATCATTCCCGGAAGCAACTGCCAGACTGCACCAAAATTCGTTGTCCATCATCGATGCTTGACCATCGAGTCCACTTCCTGATCAACGAAGTTTCTGACCTCGACAGTGCAGCCAACCACGCTCGCTTAGCTGTGAGGAAGAGGATGAACCCCGAAAAGGCCCTCTTTACCTGCAATGCAATTATAAGCGCCATGTTCGCTGCTGGCCGGTCCGGTGACGCCTTTGATCTGTTCGATTTCTTTTTCAACGAGTCCAAGATGAAGCCTGACATCGCTGCCTGCAATCTCATCATCAAATCACACTGCGAGGAAGGCCGCCTTGACAACGCTCTTGGACTCTACAACCACCTCTTGCGCCACCCTCCTTCCCCCAACCACAAGACATACGACCTCTTGACCGAAGCCCTGGTCGACGCCGGAATGATGGACCAGGCTCTGGAACTTTTGCTGAGAGGAAGGGCTGAGTTATTCAATTTCCAACAGCCAAGCATGTACATGAATCTCATTCGTGGCTTCCTGCAGCAAGGGAATCTTGACATGGCGTATCAGCTCCGGGACGACTTTAAGACGTGTTCCATACGCAACAGAATCACAATACTGAACTCAGTATTCGTAGAGTATTTGTTCAAACAAGGCAATGATGAGAAAGCTATGGAGCTGTACAGAACCTCTTTAAACAACAACGGCTTCACAGCAAACGGACATGTGGGCCATCCTTATTTGAAAGTGTTGCTCAAGTACGGCAAAAAAACCCAAGCCTGGGCATTATTCGATTATATGCTTGACAATTTCGACGAATGCATTGGGTTAGGCAACGAGACTCTTAATATGATGATGGACGAGTGTATCAAGGAGGGGCGGTTTAGCGATGCACTCAACATCTTGGCCAAGTCCAAGGCAAAGTCAAAATACTTGCATGTGGGAGCTTACAGGAACCTTATTACAAACTTCTGCCTGAATGGGAGGTTGTCTGAGGCTGAAAGTGTGTTTGATGAATGGCTGAAACAAGAAGGTACGAAACCAGATGATGCAACTTACACATCATTGATTCATGCATATATTAAGGCTGAGAGAGTTGAGGATGCCATCGAAACGGTAAACAAGTTGATGGCTGCTAAACTCCACAAGGTTACTAACATGTTTCTCTAA
- the LOC108852925 gene encoding cationic amino acid transporter 6, chloroplastic-like: protein MSKYFHSLSQTPHRLKSRMLATWTPDQEVTQVRLRSGADMKRKLRWFDLVSLGVGGMLGVGVFVTTGPVARDISGPAVFISYMIAGFSALLSSLCYTEFSVNVPVAGGAFSYLRVTFGEFIGYFGGVNILLEYVLSNAAVARSFTEYMCTAIGVSDPNAWRVKVIGLTKGYNELDFPAVVLVLLLTLCLCHSTKESSMLNLVMTVFHVIFFGFVIIAGFCHGDGVKALVEPRGLTPYGARGVVNGAAVVYFSYIGYDTVSTLAEEIQNPSFSLPVGIIGSVSVVSVLYCLMSLVLCVMVPYNEISKSASYAVAFRRIGWGWAGNVVGAGASLGIVASLLVAMLGQARYLCVIGRARLVPSWLAKVHPSTGTPLNATLFLGICTATIALFTDLEIVMELISLGTLCVFYLVANALLYRKYTLTGQNAPFHTLSFLALLSSFSLAFSLWWKLNKPWWGLTLFIAITIAVTAFFQYHTWSISSTANKNLPTPSCPSKWSVPFMPWPAAASVFLNVFLTTTLKTLSFQRFAIWTCLVTMFYVLYGVHRTYEAEEMGRIDVVEIHVTSTRVQPEKLDNVQMAIPYI from the exons ATGTCAAAGTACTTTCACAGCCTCTCACAAACACCACACAGGCTCAAGTCCAGGATGCTCGCCACGTGGACTCCCGACCAAGAGGTTACCCAAGTCCGACTCCGTTCAGGCGCCGACATGAAGCGCAAGCTCCGATGGTTCGACCTCGTCTCTCTCGGCGTCGGCGGAATGCTCGGAGTCGGTGTCTTCGTGACCACCGGACCCGTCGCACGTGACATATCTGGCCCGGCAGTATTCATTTCCTACATGATCGCTGGTTTCTCGGCACTTTTGTCCTCACTCTGCTACACCGAGTTCTCAGTTAACGTCCCTGTCGCCGGTGGAGCTTTCAGTTATCTCCGAGTCACTTTCG GTGAGTTCATCGGATATTTTGGAGGAGTCAACATACTATTGGAGTACGTTTTGTCAAACGCGGCGGTTGCTAGAAGCTTTACGGAGTATATGTGTACCGCGATTGGCGTTTCTGATCCAAACGCGTGGAGAGTTAAAGTAATTGGTCTTACGAAAGGTTACAATGAACTTGATTTTCCTGCGGTCGTACTTGTTCTTCTCCTCACTCTTTGCCTTTGTCATAG CACGAAGGAAAGCTCCATGCTGAACCTAGTGATGACGGTGTTCCACGTAATATTCTTCGGGTTTGTAATAATTGCCGGGTTCTGTCACGGTGACGGAGTCAAGGCGCTGGTGGAGCCTCGAGGCCTTACTCCATACGGTGCTCGCGGAGTGGTTAACGGAGCTGCCGTCGTGTACTTCAGCTACATTGGGTACGACACCGTTTCCACTCTTGCTGAAGAGATCCAAAACCCTTCCTTCAGTCTCCCCGTCGGAATCATCGGCTCCGTTTCAGTCGTCTCCGTCCTCTATTGCCTCATGTCTCTCGTACTCTGCGTCATGGTTCCGTACAACGAG ATATCAAAGAGCGCGTCGTACGCGGTTGCTTTTCGGAGGATCGGGTGGGGTTGGGCAGGGAACGTGGTTGGTGCAGGTGCCAGTCTAGGAATCGTGGCATCGCTTTTGGTGGCGATGTTAGGGCAGGCGAGATATCTCTGTGTGATCGGAAGAGCCAGACTGGTCCCTTCATGGCTCGCTAAGGTTCATCCTTCTACAGGGACTCCCTTGAACGCTACTCTCTTTCTCG GCATATGCACAGCTACAATTGCGTTATTCACCGATCTAGAAATAGTGATGGAGCTGATTTCACTAGGAACGCTCTGTGTTTTCTATCTAGTCGCAAACGCTCTTCTCTATCGCAAATACACTTTAACAGGCCAAAACGCACCCTTTCACACACTCTCGTTCCTTGCCCTCCTCTCTTCTTTCTCGCTAGCGTTCTCCCTCTGGTGGAAACTGAACAAACCGTGGTGGGGCCTGACGCTATTTATCGCTATCACAATAGCGGTCACTGCATTTTTCCAATATCACACGTGGTCGATCTCGTCTACGGCTAATAAGAATCTTCCGACACCTTCCTGTCCCTCCAAATGGTCGGTTCCGTTCATGCCGTGGCCGGCGGCAGCTTCAGTGTTCCTTAACGTTTTTCTAACGACAACACTGAAAACGCTGTCGTTTCAGAGGTTTGCGATTTGGACGTGCCTTGTAACGATGTTCTATGTGTTGTATGGCGTTCATAGGACTTATGAGGCGGAAGAGATGGGTAGAATAGATGTTGTTGAAATTCATGTGACTAGCACGAGGGTGCAACCGGAAAAGTTGGACAATGTTCAAATGGCAATTCcttatatttag